The genomic region GGATCCACACCCCTCCTGCCTCCCCATCTGTCTCCAGCAGCCCCTCGTAGGGAGTGTCGTAGATGTGGGGGGGTGCGGGCTTGCACCCTTCTCCACCTCCCTTGGgaagcagcacacacaccttcagcAGGTCCTTGGAGCCCCGCCTACGAATACCTACAAAGTCATTAGAACAATAACATGGTCATTATTTGGTAGGCCTGTTTGAACCATGTGGATATCAAACCCTCAACTCTGCCATTCCAACATTACTGCTAATGTGACATGATTGTGATCCATTGTTCAGTTGTAGACTGTTAGAAAAAACTATGCCAtgtagaaccaaaaagggttattcgggtgtccccataggaaaacttttagaagaaccctttttggttccagctaGAACCTTTTACACAGAGGGTtctttctacatggaacccaaaatagtacTGCCTGGATCAagaagtgttctacctggaaccaatgGGGACAGCCTATGGGGACAGCCTATGGGGACAGCCTATGGGGACagcctatggggacagcagaagaCACCTTTTGGAACCCCTATTTCTAAGAGTATAACACATAGCTTAGTAGCTTGTGATGTGGTCAGACATGTCTGTGGAGGCCGTCAGGTAGCCTGGGTGTCTGGGCTATTGTGTGACTAAACAATGGAGCTACGGGAAGAAAGGTCAACACAGAGCCTGAATGGATGACAGAACAGACCTGAATTCTGGGAAGTGATTGGGTGAGACCAGGAGGGGGGATGGGAGGTGGGGGTCTTTTGGTTCTTTTCACACAAAAGTAAAGTAAAATGGAAGGGGTGGGGGGAAGAAACTGGAGGTAACTTCCTTTCCAGAGAATGGGGTAAAGGAAacagaggcaggagacaggaaaTCCAAGAGGAAGCTGCACCCACTGTCGCAGCACAACACCATTCCCATAGCAACCGCCAGTAGGGAGgaagtcaggggagagagagcggagggtcTCGTTCTAGTCCGATCCTTTAAAAACCTTTTATCAGCAGCAGTCTACAACCTTGATTCTGGAGAGCTGCAGggagtgcaggcttttgttccagctcaGCTCTAACTCCAGCCCTGATTCCACTAATCAAGGTATCAGTGATTTGTTGATTATCTGAGCCAGTGTGTATCAGCGCTGTGCTGGAACAAAAGCTTGGACtccctgtagctctccaggacaaGATCTGACCCCTGACCTTACTGACCTGTGATGATAACCTGGGCGTCATAGGGCTCCATGTATCCatcgttctctccctccctctccgcctccctctgctccctcgtCTTCTCTGCATCAAACGGGTCAGCATAGTCCTCCAGAATAATCAGCTACACAGCGGGAGAGAAGTTGTTAAATGCTCTACCTAACCTTCacagtactatactgtaggtCTTCTGCCAGAGTAACTGCAATAACCTATGATATTAACCTGTAACAGTCTAGTTGGTATGGAGACGTCCCCTTGACGAACTGGGAATGTTTCTTGGGGAATCTCccctgctctgtgctctgtgtgtgtcttcccTCTCATGGCTCTGTGTGTTGAGTGTTTacgtgtctgtctgactgcctgtatGATCTTCATCAAAGAGGCGCCACAGTGATCTGAGCTGCTTGTGGGAGAGCTACAGTCACCACAGTGTTAGGTGATGCCTCAAACATAGCCTTCACTGGGTGAAGAAATATAGGAGGAGAAagaggtattgtgtgtgtgtgtgtgtgtgtgtgtgtgtgtgtgtgtgtgtgtgtgtgtgtgtgtgtgtgtgtgtgtgtgtgtgtgtgtgtgtgtgtgtgtgtgtgtgtgtgtgtgtgtgtgtgtgtgtgtgtgtgtgtgtgtgtgtgtgtgtgtgtgtgtgtgtgtgtgtgtgtgtgtgtgtgtgtgtgtgtgtgtgtgtgtgtgtgtgtgtctgtctgtgtgtgtctgtctgtgtgtgtgtgagggtgacaGCAGTTAGGGAACAGGAGGGGAAGGGACACAGGAAGACAGACTGGGGAAAGAGGTTCGGTCTCATTGTGTGTTTTTTGTACGGCTGGTCCCGAGCGCTGTGGCATGAATGCAGCGGGTTATAAAAGCACATTGCATTGTGtggtgaggaaagagagacaggagggggagggagaagtagAGACAAAGgctgaggtgggagagagagactgatcacAACTCTCCGAGCTACAGTTCTTTCTTTATATCAGTGCACACATATATGTATGGAAGCTCGTTCCCGCcacccaatttaaaaaaaatctgactatGAGATAGTAAGTCATTGTAATGAGATACTAAGTCATAATTATGAGATAGTAAGTCGTTATTATGAGACAGTATGTCATAATCATAAGATAGTAAGTAATAATATTGCAATACTAAGTCAGAATTCTGAGATAGTAAGTCATTATTAGGAGATACTAAGTTATAATTATGAGATAGTAAGTCATTATTATGAGATATGTTTAGGCGATCTGTATTACGTGAATCacagattttgtgtgtgtgtgtgtgtgtgtgagagagtgtcacGATTGTTGGAAGCATACTCGGTCGGACCAACATGCAGCttgatctgggttccacatctttatttagTGAAATGCACAAAACAATAAAGCAAGACTGAACCGTGACGACAATGGAGTGCTGGAGTACTACCTATAAACAATACCCCACCAAACACAGGTAGAAAAAATtatacttaaatatgatccccaattagagacaatgattaccagctgcctctaattgggaacaaaatcaccaacatagaaaaacaaaactagaaccccacatagaaataataaactagactaaacccccagtcacgccctgacctactccaccatagaaaagaagggctctctatggtcaggacgtgacagagagagagagtttgtggtGATATTGTTCCAAATGAATGGACTGAATAGTTTTGTTGTTGTGAGTTGGTGCCTgtttaatttaattaattaattattaatatatagccattgattcttgaagaatgtaaCTTAGAAATTCCTCATGAGCAATGGTCTTACCCCATCAGAACCAAAAATATAAACTTGTgttactccattgtttgtaaacaatgtaattgtaaacaaacaatgTATAGGTTCACAACAGGGATGGTCAGTTCTTGCatccatacagatgtaggatcttaatttggtcCATTTTGTTGCTTTGAATTTTCCTGCATAGCAGGAATGGCAAACTTGTAGTCTATTTGAGgattaaaaaggcttctaaagtttgtcatttccactttaaaatatcagacttgatttgccataatgaaaaatgtatcaacccctacaaaaaatggCCATGAATTatgatccacataataattcatatttcctgttgctgcaggattctaTTCCTGCTGTAGCATAGaggatcaaatgaagatcctacatctgtgtgtGAGAGTCCTTGCGTCTATGTATTTAAGAGTGGTTACATGTCTCCTGCCCcattcctcagctgtttaccaattAAGTGGCAGGGAgtacactttgttattgtttgaatcaCAGATTTCCCTTTTAAAAGGTGTCATTACCTGCAGGACTATTCAATGTCCATGATCCAGACTTATTATCTCATAACTATAACTTCCATATTTCATAATaatgaatgactacctcataatTATGACCTAGTATCTCATTATTCTGATTCACTATCTCATAATTATGACttatgtaagggataatcaacatGCGTTGTATGGAAAATAATGAACAACGTGGAAAGTGTGTTCCACGATGCACTAGTGTTCCACGACGGGAAAACGTATAGAGCcccgagttgattatccctttcataccatggctataatttaacacatttactGCTAGAAAttaagtagctagcaagtttactaaATATATACCATTCCCATCATAGCCATTATGAAAATGCCAATAATGTTTTGAATTCGACTTTTGCATTCAAAAGTAGCTCAAACATAGTCAAACATGAGTTATACCATGGTGTTGTCGAATAcatgtttctgattggcttgaaggccATTCTGGAGCGTGCATTATTTCCTTTTCTAAACCTGTTGGTTcaagtcctgaatgctgattggctgaaagctgtagTATATCAGACCCTACTACAGTtcaccatggtatattggccatacaccacatTCTATTACGCAATTATGACTTATAACTTGGGTGGCTGGAACGAGCTTCCAAATGCTTCCATACACATATGACAATAAACAACAGGATCAAATGTGAATACAGGAAGCCTAATAACACTGTAGGGCTAATTATAACATATATTGTTACTACTAAATGACTTTTTCATTTTGTTCAATCTAAGACTTTGTTGACAAAGATGTCAGTACCAAATCTGCGCCACTCACCATCGTTGTTTTGATGTCCACCTTCTCCCTCTCGTTTTCGGATCCCACCTGTTCACCTGTACCGCTATGTTTGGGACCCTTGTCCTGTTTGTCCACTTTGATCATCCTGCTGATGCACGCATGCGCCAAACTGGATGTCCTGGTGGGCCGATGCTCCTCAGAGGGCCCCACCTCGAGCTTGGAATTCTTCCTACTCTTCCCAGGGATGAGACTGTCCCAGATCTTACCGTCCTTAAACGAGTTCCCGCCAGTACCCGAGCCGTTCCGACCCAGTTCGATGGCCGAGTTTTTCCGGTTTCTTCCGGTCAGTATAGAGCCTATCCCTCCAGCACTTTCCTTGACCCGGTTCCCCTTCAGACTGGTCCCCGGTGTTAACCCGTGTCTGGTTCGGGGTTGAGTGCCGGACTCCGAGGCAGAGCGGACCCGTTCGGTCCCGTTCTTCAGATTGATGGCGGAACTAAACCACTTTGCCATTGCTGGTTACGATCAGTGGCAGTTTTTTGGTTTCTAGCTTTGGCTCCAAACTTATCCTAATATAACACACTCACTTGGGCCTACTTAGTCTTAATGTTTATAAATCATCCGCAATCGAGTCACAGAGAATAGTTGGTTAGCCTACATAAAACTTGCCAAGCACATTCATCCAGGACCACATAGGCCTACGTTTACGCGCCTCGCACCTGATATCTTATCCGAATTACCCCCTTTGTGATGTTAATTTATTTCAAAACATTATTAATAATGATTTCTACCCCATAAATTCAGTAGTAAATGTTCTCATATAATTTTAA from Oncorhynchus masou masou isolate Uvic2021 chromosome 29, UVic_Omas_1.1, whole genome shotgun sequence harbors:
- the LOC135520734 gene encoding SH2 domain-containing adapter protein E-like, whose amino-acid sequence is MAKWFSSAINLKNGTERVRSASESGTQPRTRHGLTPGTSLKGNRVKESAGGIGSILTGRNRKNSAIELGRNGSGTGGNSFKDGKIWDSLIPGKSRKNSKLEVGPSEEHRPTRTSSLAHACISRMIKVDKQDKGPKHSGTGEQVGSENEREKVDIKTTMLIILEDYADPFDAEKTREQREAEREGENDGYMEPYDAQVIITGIRRRGSKDLLKVCVLLPKGGGEGCKPAPPHIYDTPYEGLLETDGEAGGVWIPVTRPESDPRPPGEYELPWEWRKEDIVRALTAQFKKGMSSLPPKEDPPPPIRQQTLSHQQTLRQKTWNKKVLVPSPSSPTPPILKLSPPSPHSHSSPPSPTSHSSLTPKLSPSSSPPSTTSTPNAETAKVDPTLPLEKQSWYHGSVSRQQAEAQLQRCRDASFLVRDSESGTSKYSIALKTSQCCVHIIVAQTKGSKGLGYTLDQSSCVFNSIPEVVHHYCTHRLPFTGAEHMTLQHPVPRPH